CAAGAACTTCAAAAATTACCTATTACGATTGATCCAGGCATCCTGAGCGGGGCACCGGTGTTTGAGGGTACCCGTGTTCCGGTAGACGCGCTCATCACAAATTTGGAAGCCGGACTGACCTTGGACGGATTTCTTGAGAATTTCCCTACCGTCACTCGTGATCAAGCCGTCCAAGTGCTTGAGTTTTCCAAATCAACCCTTCTGAAACTTGCTCACCGATCTTGACCATTCTTCTAGACGAATCCGTTCCACGGGTTGTTAAAATTCGTCTTCACGAGTTTTCAATTGCCACAGTCCAGGAGATGGGATGGACGGGGATGAAAAATGTTGAGTTGCTCGCGGCTGCCAGCCAACAATTCACCGTTTTGATTTACTGCAGACAAGAACCTTCGTTATCAACAGAACCTGACAGGTCACCGGCTTTCCATTATCGTTCTTCCCACCAACCAGGTTTCCTTGGTGGTGACGTTACTCCCGGTTATCCAGGACACCCTTAAGACCATTCAACCCGGCGACCTCATCCAAATTTCTCTGCCGTGAGTTCTTGGGGTCAAGTCTTGTAATCCGATACCTTGACTGCCTTGCCTTGTTTGCTCTCCCTGCAGATAATCCATACAGTTCGTGATTGAGCGACCCCATACGCTAGTGCTCCCTCCCTTCGAGATAGCACTTCGCTCGAGAAGCTGGCTCAGTGGATGGTGGCCGCGGAATCGGGTGTCGTTTGTTGTTGTTGCTGTTGTTGTTGATACAGAGCTTCAAAATTCACCGGGTTGAGCATGACGGTCGGGAACCCTCCCCGTGTCACCGCATCAGACACCGTCTCCCGAACATAGGGAAAGAGAATATTCGCACATCCGATCCCTAACACCGCACCCATTTCCGTTTCCGGGACATGCCGAATCCGAAAAATGCCGGCTTGCTCCACTTCCACAATAAACATGATTTTTTCGTTGACCTTGGCCGTCACGGTCACCGTCAGGGACGCATCATACATGTCCTCTTCCACACGTTTATGTTGTGTCTTCAATTCGACATGAACCTGTGGGACTCCACCCTCCCGAAAAATGCCGGGAGCATGAGGGACTTCCACGGACAAATCCCTGACGTAAATTTTCTCTATGGTAAACACGGGCTTCTGTTCTTCAGTCATGTGTCATCCTCTTGTGCGTAATAAAGATAGTCATCAAGCCACAAGGAGGCCTGACCAACCTGATCTTCCGGCGTTCAAAAAAAAGAAACCCATATTGTCATCGATTCCTCATGAGACGCAACCCGGCTCCCCTTCCTTTTGCATGGAGAAGGGGGGGTTACTTGCAGATGAGGAAAGTTCGTCGCCGGTGTTGATGTCGAAGGCCAGAGATTGGCATCATGTCCTATGCTAGAGAGGAAGAGACCACGGTAGCGTCGAATATGATCCGGAGCTCTAAGCATGCGATTCTATATTTTACGTAATCAGGTCGTCGTTCCCGCTTCGGGTGCCAAGGAATTTGGCGAATGGGTGGAAACGGCCGATCGGGTTGTGAGCCGCACACAGGTCGCAGACATTGAGGTCTCGACCGTGTTCCTCGGGATTGATCATCAATTCTTCGCCGGCCCCCCTCTCCTGTTTGAAACGATGGTGTTTGGAGGCGATCTTGATCAAACGTGTCGCCGCTGTTCCACCTGGGAGGAAGCGGAGGCGCTACATGAAGAGATTTTGTCAGAAGTGTTAAACCGGCTGTATGGCTATCATAAACCGGGTTGAATCTGTCCCGTTCGTTTGGTCTGCAATCTGCGTGGGGTCGGGCTTTCCATTCACACATACTCTCAATTCATTTTCACCTTCCCGATTGTTTAGATGGGATTTGCCTTTTTGATGCCGGGTTTCGGCCCGGCAGCCGAGCCACTTTTGTTTCGGCAAAAGTGGCCAAAACCAGTGACGCCCCGTTTGGCCTCATTGAAGAGGATGGACGCCAATCCTGAGAAGAGCGGACCAACTCGCATGGCTCAAACAAGGCCCGCCAACGGATAAGAGCGTCCCTCCTTTGGGCCAACCGGCAGGCGTCGGATCAACGGTTCGCCTGTTGATTAGCGCGTCAGCCGGGGTGGCCGACCTGAAGGTGATAGGTTCGGTCAATTTTCCTTCAATTTCCCCTACCAGGGCTTGGGATCGGAACATTCTATTCACACAGACTCCCGGCCCATTTTCCACTTTCCTGCTTATTGAGACTGATGTACTTTTGCCTGCGGGTTATTGGGAGGCATTCCGGGGCAAATGCCCAATGATCAACGTCGGAAATGATGCCAGGGAAATCTCTCTGCTGTCCTTATGTGGTTTCGCCGGGAACACACCTCTTTCGCCTCCGGCCCAGGATGACCACCAGCGCACGTTACCCCGCAGGGAAGAACCCGCCGAGTTCTCGGAAAAGTCTTCGCCTGACGGTGCTTCTCCCCATCTGTTGATGATGCCGGTTTTCATGGGGTGATGTTCCCCGCCAGACCCAAACGACAATTCCGTCAAAAAATGATTGGCATAATGCTAAGCTGAATCGTATTTGGTAAGGTTTCGCCGGAAGGAGGACAATGAACCGACATAAGACAGAAGATGTTGAGGACGATAGAATGAAGTCACATTGCATCATCAATGACGGCATCAAATACTGGATAGAGCGAAACTCTGAAAAAAGTGTGAGGGAATGATGACAATCCCCAGGATCTATGCTGATACGTCCGTATTTGGCGGGTTTTATGATGAGGAATTTCGCGACACCAGCGGAAGGTTTTTTGATCAGATCCGGGAAGGAAGATTTTCATTAGTAACTTCGGCACTCGTTCAGGAAGAGATCCGTCCTGCTCCCCCTGATGTTCAACGGTTGTTTTCCGACATGCTCCGATTTATGGAAGTGGCCGAAATCACCCAATCTGCTCTTGACCTCAGAGACGCCTATTTGGAGGCAGGTATCGTTTCAGCGAAATGGGCTGAGGATGCGCTTCATGTTGCAGTCGCCACCGTGGCACGCAGTACCATGATTGTCAGTTGGAACTTCAAGCACATTGTGCATTATGATAAGATTTCCTTATATAATGCCGTCAATATTTTAAAAAGACATGAAACAATCTCAATATTCTCTCCTCTGGAGGTGATCGTGTATGAAGACGAAAACTTTTGACTGTGTTGAAATGAAGCACCAGGGCGCAGAGCAATTGAAGAAAACAATCGACCAATTGACGGATCAGGAGAAGTTGGCATTTTGGTCCGAACGCACACATGAGCTGAAGCAGCGAATGGCGACCGCCAAAACCCGGAAAGAATCTTCAGGGAACACCTCCTCTACTGACTCCAGCACAATGCACAAATGATCGCGAAATTCCAGACGATAAGCTCCCTCCCGGTTGATTCTTACTGGGCTTTATCTGCAAGAACGCCCCCTATCCTCTCCAGATATCCTATGCCGATACTCCTTTGGTAAAGATCATTATCCTCGCGTTACATCGGGATGGAATTCTGCTTTTCGGTTTTCTTTAGTCTCTATCGGTTAAGAGAATGAAGTTGGATGCCCGATGGGAAATGTGGGGCATGACAAAGGGAGGATGGCTCTTAGTTTGCCCTGCGGGGTGTATAGCTTGGGGCACAGATCCTTCGCCGAAGCCCTTGTCCTTAGCCTTGTCGAATGGATCAGGATGACCATGCGGAAAATAAGATTGGTATCCGATGGCACGCGTCGGGCATACAGAAAGAAAGAAGATGGTGATGGCGGATGAAGAACAAAGGAATGAGGGTACGCGACCGTTTTATCCTGTGCCGATTAAGCCCAGTTTTGCTTTTCGCTTCATGGATTTAATCGCCGCTTCTCTCTTTAGTGCCTGGCCTCTCGTCTCCTGCAGTTCGGTGAACACCACGGTAAACGGTCCACGGTGTTTCGTATATTTGGCCCCTTTCCCTTTTGCGTGCTCGTCTAGACGACGCTCCAGATCCAGGGTAATTCCGGTGTACAAACTGGTATCGGCGCATTCCAACATATAGACCGTCCACGCCATACAAAGCCCTTTCCTCATGATTCATGCAGCCAGGTCACGCTGCGAGTGACATGGCCCCTACCCATTCAAGGCCACAGGAATCTCCCCTGGAAAAATTCCGTGATGGTCCCCCTCAACGACTAATCGTCGAGCAGCAAATGTCCAAATACCGAGAAAATGCCGATCATGATGCCGGTCACGAATTGCGCATGTACAAAATACGAAAACGTTTTCAAATCCTGCGGAGAATATCGCCATGTCAGGAAAAACCCAAACAGGCCCTGCCACAGCACCAGCGCCAGGACGGCCGGAAAAAATAAGATGTCGGCGTTCAGGCCGACCATCGCGATGTGCAACAGGATGACCGCGATGGCCACAATCCCCACATAGATGTGTGTGCGATTCAACACATTGAGAAGAGTGCTGAATGGCGGGATCGCAGACACGTCGTATTCGTCCGGGACAAGTCGCTGAAGGAGGCCACCCTGACCACACGCCAACTTCACCAACGTTCTTCCATAAATAATGCCCAGTGCCCAGAGGCCGAGCGTCCCGAAGCCCTCCCCGATTTCGCGCAGAAATGTTTCGTGCTCGGGATCATCAGGCCGATTCGGATAGAGAGAGAGGAAGTATCCAAAGGAGAGAAGAAACACACTGACCGTAAAGATGAGAATACGTTTAAAATTGTTCATGCGGAGGTTCCCGCGTGGATATTGGTGATGTTCGGATGTCTTGTCAATGGTATCGGATGGGAACGCAATTAGGAATGGGACGGCAGGTATACCTCGTGTCGGAATGATCGATGCGGGTGTGAAGCCTGTAAGGGGTAAGGAGTCGGAAGTCGTGTATCGATGTGTTTCCTGGTGACACGCTCCGGGTTCATCCCGAGCCTTTCTCATTCGCCTGCCACTGCTTCCACAGCCACTTCCCGATTACCCGATGTGCGCCGGGACATGCCGACTGCGAGGGCGAGCGCGATGACGATGAGCATCGCGGCGACGGCGAATGTGTTCCGCATACCCCTGGCCACGGCCTCTGGAGGCGCCGTAGTGATGTCGATCGTGGCCGAGGCGAATGCGAACACCGCACCCATCACGGATGCCCCGGTGATACGTCCGAGATTGCGCGAGAGGTTGAGCATGCCGGACATGACCCCCCGCTGGTCCGGACTGATACCGGTCATGACGGCGGTGTTGTTGGCCGTCTGGAACAACCCATAGCC
Above is a window of Candidatus Nitrospira neomarina DNA encoding:
- a CDS encoding type II toxin-antitoxin system VapC family toxin encodes the protein MMTIPRIYADTSVFGGFYDEEFRDTSGRFFDQIREGRFSLVTSALVQEEIRPAPPDVQRLFSDMLRFMEVAEITQSALDLRDAYLEAGIVSAKWAEDALHVAVATVARSTMIVSWNFKHIVHYDKISLYNAVNILKRHETISIFSPLEVIVYEDENF
- a CDS encoding GIY-YIG nuclease family protein, with the translated sequence MAWTVYMLECADTSLYTGITLDLERRLDEHAKGKGAKYTKHRGPFTVVFTELQETRGQALKREAAIKSMKRKAKLGLIGTG
- the secB gene encoding protein-export chaperone SecB produces the protein MTEEQKPVFTIEKIYVRDLSVEVPHAPGIFREGGVPQVHVELKTQHKRVEEDMYDASLTVTVTAKVNEKIMFIVEVEQAGIFRIRHVPETEMGAVLGIGCANILFPYVRETVSDAVTRGGFPTVMLNPVNFEALYQQQQQQQQTTPDSAATIH
- a CDS encoding DUF433 domain-containing protein, with the translated sequence MSLVIEEQELQKLPITIDPGILSGAPVFEGTRVPVDALITNLEAGLTLDGFLENFPTVTRDQAVQVLEFSKSTLLKLAHRS